The following proteins come from a genomic window of Meles meles chromosome 1, mMelMel3.1 paternal haplotype, whole genome shotgun sequence:
- the PKIA gene encoding cAMP-dependent protein kinase inhibitor alpha codes for MTDVETTYADFIASGRTGRRNAIHDILVSSASGNSNELALKLAGLDINKTEGEEDAQRNSTEQSGEAQGEAAKSES; via the exons ATGACTGATGTGGAAACTACATATGCAGATTTCATTGCTTCAGGAAGAACAGGTAGAAGAAATGCAATACATGATATCCTGGTTTCCTCTGCAAGTGGCAACAGCAATGAATTAGCCTTGAAATTAGCAGGTCTTGATATCAACAAGACAG aaggagaagaagatgcACAACGAAATTCCACAGAACAAAGTGGGGAAGCCCAGGGGGAAGCAGCAAAATCTGAAAGCTAA